The following DNA comes from Desulfitibacter alkalitolerans DSM 16504.
TAAATTCTAAAATTGGCTTTAGATTGGCTTTATTTTCAGCGGTGCTAAAATTGGTTATTTAGTAGATTTAGTTATAACCGCTTTTCTCTATGGAGCAGTAGTAACAATGGCAGCTGGTATGAGGGCAATTTTTGCACAGGAATTCGGACTAGCTAACACCCTGGGCAGAACTGTCTTGTTGGTTATTACCCTTATTAAAGAACAGATTTCAACAGATAATTATAGAAAGCCCGGTAAACGTAAGAGGGTAAAGAATAACTTTTACCCTCTTTTAGCAACCATCGATTATTTTAAATTAGCCTTTCTTATTTTTCAAAGTATCTTTTTAACAAACCGGCAAATGCCTGACCGTGACGGGCTTCATCCTTGCACATTTCGTGGACAGTGTCATGTATAGCATCATAGCCTAGCTGCTTGGCCTTAACTGCAAGGTCCTTTTTGCCTTGACATGCTCCATGCTCTGCCTGAACTCTCATCCAAAGATTAGTTTTGGTATCGGCTGCAACTACCTCTCCCAGGAGTTCAGCAAACTTTGCCGCATGCTCTGCTTCTTCAAAGGCAATTCTTTTATAAGCTTCAGCAACTTCAGGGTAACCCTCCCTGTCAGCCTGACGGCTCATTGCTAGATACATTCCCACCTCTGTACATTCGCCCATGAAGTTATCCTTAAGACCTTGAATAACCTCTGGATCTAAATCCTTTGCAACTCCAACCCTGTGCTCATCAGCATAAACCATATCTCCATCATCTTTTCTTTCTGTGAGCTTTGCAGCTGCAGCTCCACACTGGGCACACTTTTCTGGCATATCCTCTCCAGTATGGACAAATCCACAAATTGTACAAACATATTGTCTCATTTTAACAATTCCCCCTTATTTATTAGTTTTTATGTTTTTCAAGGCACTTACTGCAAGTACCTTTAAAATAAATATGGCTTTCATTGATTTTAAACTCATCTAAACCCTTAAGCTTCATGTTGGTCATATCCAGCCAAACATCATATACCCTGCCGCACTCCAGGCATTTAAAATGTCCATGAATTGAAATATCAGCATCATACCTGGTCTC
Coding sequences within:
- a CDS encoding ferritin family protein; this encodes MRQYVCTICGFVHTGEDMPEKCAQCGAAAAKLTERKDDGDMVYADEHRVGVAKDLDPEVIQGLKDNFMGECTEVGMYLAMSRQADREGYPEVAEAYKRIAFEEAEHAAKFAELLGEVVAADTKTNLWMRVQAEHGACQGKKDLAVKAKQLGYDAIHDTVHEMCKDEARHGQAFAGLLKRYFEK